Below is a genomic region from Halobacterium sp. CBA1132.
GTTTCGGCACGCGATGGACGCGAGGACCACCACAAGGAGAAGTACCAGGTTCACGTTCCGAGTGTGGTCGCTCGAATGCTCCAGTTCGTCCTCGATGACGTTCGCGAGGACGGCTGCCCGGCGGTTCCCGACGTGCTCGAACCCGTCTTCGTCGGCGCGCTGTTCGACGATGAAGGCCATATTTCGACGGACGGGAAAGCCTTCATCTCCAACATCGACCACGACTTGCTCAGTGGTGTCGAGGAAATACTGGAACGCCACGGTATCGATTCGACACTAAACAAGTCCCAACACAAACTCTATGTCAGGGGGCGTCACGACCTCGAACGGTTCTTGGACGAAGTTCCGATTGCCGCCGACGAGAAGTTCTACCGCGGCCTGTCTCGACTCGAAGACTACCACGTCACCACTCGGAAATCTCGGATTCTCGAAGCGCTCTCGGAGGCGGAACACACGACTTTCGAGTTAGCCGACGAACTCGGAGTGACCGTCGACGTCGTGCGGAACGCGCTTTCCGAGCTCGACGAGGAAGGATACGTCGGCAAACACATCGAGGGGAGCAACCGGAGCCACGACGACAACCGGACGTTCCGGTACACTGCCGACGGGTTCGACGAATCGGTGTACGCGACGATTCGCGGACATCCGTCGACGGCGACGGTAACCGCCGTTTCGGAGTGCGAGTACGACGGCGCAGTCTACGACCTGACTATCGACGAGACCGCACCGAACTTCGCGGTCGAAGGCGGAGTTGTCGTCCACAACTCTACGCGCCACAACACCATCGAGAAGCTCTACGACCGCGGCTACATCGAGGGCGACCCGCCGCGGCCGACGACGCTGGCGAAGGCGGTCGTGGAGGCCGCCGAGGAGTACGCCGACCTCGTGGTCAGCGAGCAGATGACCAGCGAACTGGAGGGCGACATGACCGCCATCGCCGAGGGCGAGAAGTCACTCGACGAGGTCACCGCGGAGTCCCGCGAGATTCTGGACCGCGTCTTCGACGAGCTCACCGACTCCCGGGAGGAGATCGGCGACCACCTCCGCGACTCCCTGAAGGCGGACAAGACGCTCGGCGAGTGCCCCGAGTGCGGCGACACGCTGCTCGTGCGGCGCTCCCGGACGGGCTCGTACTTCGTGGGCTGCGACGGCTACCCCGAGTGCCGGTTCACGCTCCCGTTACCCTCCACGGGCGAACCGCTCGTCCTCGAGGAGACCTGCGAGGAGCACGGTCTCCACGAGGTGAAGATGCTCGCGGGCCGGGACACGTTCGTCCACGGCTGCCCGCTGTGCGCGGCCGAGGAAGCCGAGGAGAGCGAGGACCGCGTCATCGGCGCGTGCCCCGAATGCGGTGCCGAAGAAGGCGGCGAACTCGCCATCAAGCAGCTCCAGACGGGCAGCCGGCTGGTCGGCTGTACGCGCTACCCGGACTGCGACTACTCGCTGCCGCTCCCGCGCCGCGGCGACATCGAGATTACCGACACGTACTGCGACGAGCACGACCTCCCCGAACTCGTCGTCCACGACGGCGACGACGAGGAACCCTGGGAACTGGGGTGTCCCATCTGTAACTACGAGGAGTACCAGCAGCGCCAGCGCAAACAGGGCGTGGAGGCGCTGGACGGTATCGGCCCCGCGACCGCGGAGAAACTCGAAGAAGCGGGCATCGAGGACGTCGGCGACCTGGCGTCTGCGGACGCCGACGAGGTGGCCGAGTCGGTGTCTGGCGTGAGCGCGGACAACGTCCGCGAGTGGCAGATGCAGGCGGACTAGCCGCTATACTTCTCTGAACTCGCCGCTGCCGCAGGCCGGGCAGTTCAGGCGTTGGCGCTCGTAACGGGCCGCGCAGATCCCGCACTCGAATTCGGTCGGCGAGTCCTCGACGCGTACCCGGAGTTGCTCCACGACACTCATGTTACCACATACCATGGGCGCTGTGTATAAATAAATTTCGGCAAACGACCTGGATACAGAGTGAGAACGAAACATATCTCTATGTACTCTCTCCAAATCATCTACTTACACAGAATTCTCCCCATTCCCGAAACGATTGATTTGTATCTGCCGTTGACTTCTGGTCGCTGTGAGTGCGCGGCGAAGCGGGTAAGTGGACGCCCGCGCAACTAGTCGACGTGCGTCTCGACGACTACATCGAGGGACTCCAGCCCGACGAGTCGGTCCAGCGGCGCCAGCTCGCCGAGGAGAAGTCCTACGAGGTCTTGGAGTACCTCGACGACGTCGAATCCGGCTTCGAGTCCGCCGTGCAGGGGGACACGCTCGTCGGCGCGACCGCGCCGTCGGTGTTCGTCGGGCGGTCGTCGTACCCGAACGTCTCCGCGGGCATCCTCTCGCCAGTCGCGGGCGGCGCCGACCCCGAGGAGTACGCCACCAGCGGCGAGTGGTACCAGCAGGGCTTGGACATCGACAACGTGCTCCAGTACCGGACGGGCCTGCTGAACTCGCGGCGCTCCGCGAACGTGAACGTCCACGACGTCTGGGACGGCTTCGTCGGCACGCAGCGCGAGGTCGCGATGGCCGACCGGCCCGTGGACGTCGAAATCGGGCTCTCCGACACCCCGGACTTCGACCCGGACGAGTACACGAACCCCGCGGCGAACGCTCCTTCCGGGCCGAACGCGAGCGCCGAGTCAGCGGCGCTCACCGAGAACCCCCACGTGCCGCGGTACGTCGAGAAGACCCTCGAGGACGACGACTGGGCGGCGGAGGGCGCGATGACGTACCTCTACCGCCGCGGTTTCGACGTCTACGACATCAACCGCGTGCTCTCCGTGGGCGCGCTCGGGCAGGCCGACCACCGCCGACTCGTCCCGACCCGGTGGTCGATTACGGCCGTCGACGACACGATTGGGCAGTTCCTCCGCGGGAAGATTCGGGACAACCCGAGCGTGAATCAGGTGACGGTCCACGTCAACGAGTACATGGGGAACCGCTACTGGGTAATTCTCGCGCCCGGTTCGTGGGAGTACGAGCTCGTGGAGATGAAGGCGCCGGGCAGCATCTGGAACCCCGACCCCGCGGGCGACATCTGGATGGCGTCCGCGAGCGAGGGCTACGGGGGCCGCACGGGGTACGTCGACGAGACGGCGGGCGCGTACTACGCGTCCCGACTCGGCGTCCTCGAACACCTCGACAACATCGGCCGGCAGGCGAAGGCGCTCGTCCTCCGCGAGGTCAGCGACGACTACTGGGCGCCCGTCGGCGTCTGGCAGGTCCGCGAGAGCGTTCGCAACGCCTTCGACACCGAACCCGGCGAATCCGAGACGTTCCACGGCGCGGTCCGCGAAATTGTCGACCGCCTCCCGGTCTCGCTGGCCGCGCTGCGCCGGAAGTCCAGCATGGTCGCGGGCGTCCAGAGCGACCTCTCGGAGTTCTCGTAGCCCGCACCTCGGGGATTCACTTAAGACGCCGACGGATGTAGGCTGAGCGTGATGCTCCCCGCATTCGTCGGTGGTCTCCCCGGTGGTATGGAACTCGCAGTCATGTTCATGATACTGGTGTCGTTCGCCGTCGTCGCAGTCGTCGTCGTCGCCATCGGTCGAATCGCGTTCGGCGGTCGCGGCAGCGACCGAACCGAGGAACTGGAATCCCGCGTCGCCAACCTCGAAGGCCAAGTCGACGCGCTCCGCGAGGAACTCCGGCAGCGCGACGAGTAGCCGGTCGCCGGACAGCCGTGCGCCGCCCGTCCCCGGGGTTTTTCGCTGCCCGCGACGAACGGTGGTGCATGGATTCGCTCTCCACTGACGCGGACATGCCGTCGCCGTCCGACGACGGCGGCGCGCCCACCTCCCGCTCGAAACTGCGCGCCGTCCTCGTGGCGTTCGGCGTCGCCGTCCTCGGGTTCGCCGTCGGCATCGCCGTCACGCTGGTCCTGATGGGCGTCTGGGTCGCGCTCGGCTTCGAACTCACGACGGCCGCGCTCCTCGTGCTCGGTCTGGTGGGCCTGCAGGGAATCGGTTTCTCACTGGTCGCGTGCGCGTACGTCCGGTACTCGGGGTTCTCCTTCGACTTCGTGCCCGTCTCCGTGCCGTCGCTCCGGGACGCCGGCTACATTGTCGGCGGCTACCTCACCGCGTTCGGCCTCGTGGTCGTCGCGCTCGTCGTCGTCACCACCCTGTTCACGACCGAACCGGCGTCCAACGAGGGCGCGCAGGCTGCCGCCGACAGCGGCCTGCTCGTCTGGATGATTCCGCTCTCCATATTGCTCATCGGCCCGGGCGAGGAACTCCTGTTCCGCGGCATCATCCAGGGGTCGCTGCGCCGGCACTTCTCGGCGGCCGGCGCCATCCTCCTCGCCACCGCAATGTTCGCGCCCGCGCACATCCTCTCGCTGTCCGGGAGCCTCCAAGCCGCCGCACTCACCATCAGCATCCTCTCCGTGCCGAGTATCGTGTTCGGCGTCGTCTACGAACGCACCGAGAACCTCGTCGTCCCCGCGCTCTGTCACGGCCTGTACAACGCGACCCTGTTCGGCATTCAGGCGCTCGTCCCTGCCAGCGGCGACGGCGCCAGCGGCTTCCTCTCCGTGTTCGCCGCGCTCCTGTAGCTCGGTCGTCTCTCCTATTCTCCCCAGTCGAATCCCCCGCGCTGCCCGCCGTCGGTCGCCGCGGCGCCCGTGTGACCGTCACCGCTCGCGTTGTCCGTGTCGACGCCCGTTCTGTCGACGCCGGCGTCCTCCGGCACGTCGAACTCGTCCAGTAGCGCCGCGAGTTCCTCCGTGCGGCCGGCGAGGTCGTCCATGCGGTCGGCGACTTCGTCGGTGGCCTCCGTCTGCTCGGCGGCGCTGTCCGCGACCGTGTCGGCCTCGCTGGCCGTCTCCTCGCTGACGCTCGCGATTTCGTCGACCATCCCGACGGCGTCGGTCACCGACTGGGCGCCCTGGTCGGTCGCGTCCGAAATCTCCTGCACGGAGTGGTTGACGTTCGCCACCTCGTCGACGATGGCGTCGAAGTCACGGAGCACGCCCTCCGCCCGGTTGATTTTGCGTTCGACTTCCGCGTCCACCTCCGCGATGGCCGTGGACGCGTCCGCCGCGCGCTGTGTGACCGTCTCCACCAACTCGGAGATGTCGGCGGCCTGCTCGCGCGTCTCCTCCGCGAGGCTCTTGACCTCGTCGGCGACCACCGCGAACCCGTCGCCGTCCTCGCCGGTGCGCGCGGCCTCGATGGACGCGTTCAGCGCGAGCATGTTCGTCTCCTCGGCGATGTCGTCGATGAGTTCCGTGATGCCGTCGATGCGGTCGACCTCCGCGGCGAGTTCCTCCACGGTGTCCGCGACCGCCTGACTCTGCTCTCGTAGCCCCCGCAGCGCCTCGATGGTGTCCTCGACTTCCGCTCGGCCGTCCTCTCCGCGGTCGGCGGCCGCCTGCGCTGTCTCGGCGACGTCGTCGGCGCTCGCGGCGATTTCCTCGACGGTCGCAGACACCGTGTCCATCTCCGCGGCGACGTCGTTCAGCTGCGTGGTCTGTTGGTTCGCGCCCGCCGCAATCTCGTCGACGCTCGTGCTCACCTCCGCGCTGTGCTCGGCGACGTCGTCGACCCGCGACTCCGTCTCCGCGGAGACCGCCAGCACGTCCTCGGAGAACGACTGGATGTCCGCGATGGTGTCCCCGAGCGTCCGCAGAAGGTCGTTGAAGTCCTCGACGACCGCGCGGTGTTCGGCCGCGACGTCGAGGTCCTCGGGGTCGAGGCGGGCCGTGAGGTCGCCGCTGCGAGCGGCGTCGGTCGCGTCCGACAGCGCGTCCACGAGCCGTTCGAGTTGCTCGGACTGGCGCTGGAGTTCGGCTTGCTTGGCTTCCAGTTGCTCGGTGTGGGATTCGAGGCTGTCGGCCATCGTCGCCATGCTCTCCCCGAACCGACCGGGGACATCCGCGTCGAGCGCCGTGTTGTCGAAGTCCTGTCGAGCGAGCGCGTCGGCCTGCCGGGACGCCGTCGCGAGGTTCGCCTGCATCCGCTGGAACGACGCCACGAGTCCCGCAATCTCGTCGGTGCGCTCGGACGCCGGGATGTCCGCGCGCTGGAACTCGCCGGCGGCGATGTCGTCGGCGGCCGCCTCCAGTTCGACCAGCGGTTCGACGAAGTCGCGCTCCGCGAGGAGGTACGTGTTGAAGAACGCGACCACCGACAGCGCGAGCGTCGCTCCGACGCCGAGAAGTTGCACTGTGCCCGTGCCGAACAGCGCGAACGCCGCCATCGCGACGGCGCCGAGGAACTGCAGGCCGACCGCGGCCAGCATCTTCCGCTCGACGGACCCGTCGGCGCCGGCAAGCGCTATCGACTTCCAGAGTAGTGATTCGTACGACGAACGGAGGCTCATGCGCTCCCGTTCGCGAGGTCACGTAAAAGGGACCGGCGGCAATTCCCAGAAGCCTGTAGCTACTCGGTCGACACGGGGCCGGTGCCGACAACCTCGCGGACGGCGTCCTCGAACTCGCGGCGCGTCTCGAAGTACGTGATGTCGACGTCTTCGAGCAGCGCTTCGAGCTTCTGCGGGCCGTCGGGCGTTCGGACGACCGAGTCGCCCTCCTTGCGGGCGACCTCGCTCTTCTGCTGGGCCCACGTCAGTCGGGACGCCACGCGCGCCAGCGGCGCGCCCTCGACGGGTTCGCCCTCGCCGAGTTCGACGGCGGGTTCCTCGTCTTCGTCGGTCTCGTCAGCCATACCCGTCGATTCGCGGGGGCGTGGATTCAACCTTTCGGAGCGTGGCTAGCGTGGCCGAGCGAAGCGAGGCCACGTTACGGCGAGCGGGGAGGCACGACCCGCGAGCAGCGAGGCGAAGCGAGGCCACGTTACGGCGAGCGGGGAGGCACGACCCGCGAGCAGCGAGGCGAAGCGAGGCCACGTTACGGCGAGCGGGGAGGCACGACCCGTGAGCAGCGAGGCGAAGCGAGGCCACGTTACGGCGAGCGGGGAGGCACGACCCGCGAGCAGCGTGCCCGACTATTGTGCCTCGCGAGCGAAGTGATGCGTGAGCAACGTGTTCGACCACGAGCGCGGTGGCCGGAGCGAGTCGCGCCGTCGAACGTCTGACGTACTGTTTTTACCCTCCGCGTCTAACGGGGACGCATGACCAGCCTCGGGGACACGTACGACCGGCGCGCGGGCGAGGCCAGCCAGCGACGCGTCTATCTCGGCACTGGCTTGTTCGCCGCGGGCGCGCTGCTCGTCGTCGGCGGGATTCTCGCCGGCGCGACGGGGCTCCTCATCAACAACGGCTTCGGGCAGTACGAGAGCCGGGAAATCGCCGTCCTCCTCGCGGGCTTGGGCGTGCCGTCGGTGCTCGTCGGCATCTTCACTGTGCTGCCCGCGAACCGCCTGCAGCGCGCGGCCGCGGCCGTCGGCGCGGGCTTGAGCGTGCTCGGCGTGATGTTGTTCCGCGCGACCTACCCCTACCTCTACGTGCCCGGTTCGGGCGGCGTCCCCACGACGGGGACGCTGGCGTTCATCCTCGTGTACGCAGCCGGCATCATCACCACGATGTGGTGTCTGTTCACGGCGGTGGCGACGTTCAAGACGCGCAACGACCCCGGCGGCACGGTGGCGCTCACCGTCACGAAGGACGGCGAGACGCACACTGTCGAGGTGCCCGCCGACGACGTCGAGAGCGCCCGCGAGAAGCTCGCGTCCGGGAGCTTCGGCGGCGTCGGTGGCGTCGGCGTCTTCGGCGGCGTCGAGGACCCCGACGAGCGAACTCGCGCGAACGCGTCCGAGCCGAAGCCCTCGTCGTCCACCCAGTCGGGGGCGACAGCGGGCGCGTCGCCGTCCGTCTCCGACGGCGGCGCGGCCGCCGACGACATCTCCTCGCCGCTCGACGACGCCTCGCCGTCCGCGGGCGGGCCGACCCCGGACAAGTACTGCGGGAACTGCGAGCACTTCGAGTACACGGGCGACGACGGCATGCAGCCGTACTGCGGCCTCTACGACGAGGAGATGAGCGACATGGAGGCCTGCGAGTGGTGGGAGCGAAACGACCAGTAACTACAGTGCTGCGAGCCGTTCTTCCACGTCCGCCCAGTGGCTCCCCGTCCAGAAGCACTGTCCGCAGTCCACGCAGCGCCAGACGGGAGCGGCGTCGTCGGGCACGTACTCGGGTCGGTCGCTGTCGTCGTTCGCGCGCTCCAGTTCGCCGTTGCACGCGCCGCAGCGCTCGCCCGGGGTTGGCGTCAGAGTGACGCCCGCCGCGTCGAGTTCGCGGAGTTGGTCGTCGACGTCCTTCGACTCGACAAGGATGCTCTCTGGTGTTCGCGCGGCCAACTCGCGGTCCCGCGTGACGACGACTCGCCCCTCTCGGGCGGCGAGGTCGCGAATCGCGTCGTCGTCCTCGATACCTCTGTCGAGGCAGTAGGCGGCGTCGTGGCCGCACATTCGCAGGACGCGTGCGAGGCTGCCGAGCATCGCGTCCAGCAGGAACTTCACGAGTCGAGGAACTCGCGGACGCCGTCCGCCTCCCGGGCGTTCAGCACGTCGCCGGCTTCCGCCCAGCCGCGGCGCGCGGTGTGGACGCCGTACTCGACGTAGTCGTACTCGGTGGTGGCGTGGGCGTCCGTGTTCGTGGTGATGGTCGCGCCCGCCTCGACGGCGGTCTGGACGACGCTCCCCCAGAGGTCGAGGCGATGGGGGTTGCTGTTCACTTCCAGCGCCGTGCCGGCGTCGGCGGCGGCCGCCGCGAGCGCGGCCGCGTCGAACTCCATCGCCGGGCGGTCGTTGATGAGTCGGCCCGAGGGGTGACCGAGCACGTCCACGTGGGGGTGTTCGACCGCCGAAATCAGGCGCTCGGTCTGGTCACCGCCGTCCTCGCCGAGGCCGCTGTGCGGGCTGGCGACCACGACGTCGAGGTCCGCGAGTACGTCGTCGGTCACGTCGACGACGTTTCCGTCCGCGTCGACGTTCGCTTCGACGCCGTGAAAGACTGCGATGTCGGCGTCCTCGCGGACGGCCGAGACTTCGTCGGCTTGCTCGCGGAGGTCCGCATTGGAGAGTCCACTGTCCCCGAACACGCCCGGTCCCTCGGCGTGGTCGGTGATGGCGACGTAGTCGTGGCCGAACTCGGCGGCGCCCGCGACCATCTCGCTCACCGGGAGGGCCCCGTCCGACCACTCCGAGTGCGCGTGCAGGTCACCCCTGATGTCGTCGAGTTCGAGCAGGTCGGGGAGGTCGCCGCGCTCGGCCGCCTCGACCTCGCCGCGGTCCTCGCGCAGTTCCGGCGGAATCCACGGCAGGCCGAGCGCGTCGTAGACGTCCTCCTCGGTCTCGCTGGCGAGCAGGTCGCCGACGCGCTGGTTTCCGTCGGACCGCCGGTCCGACGACGTTCGCGAACCGTTGGTTCCCTCACCGGCCTCCGGGTCGTCGACGTCCGAGACGTCGAAGACGCCGTACTCGTTGACCTTCTTGCCCTGGTCGATGGCGTGGTTGCGAACGCGGACGTTGTGGGCCTTGCTGCCCGTGAAGTACTGCAGCGCCGCCCCGAACTCCGCGTCGACCACCACGCGCAGATCGATGCGGAGGCCGTTCGACCGCACGCTCGTCTTCGTCGGCCCCGCGTCGAGAACCTCGTCTACGCGGTCCCAGTCTGTGAGCGCCTCCCCGACCGCTTCGCCGGCGTCGCTGGCGGCGAGTACGTCCACGTCGCCGATGGTCTCGCGCCACCGCCGCGTCGACCCCGCGACCGCCACGCGCTCGACGGCGTCGAGGCCCGCGAGGAACGACCGCACGTCCTCCGCGATGGGGCGGCCGTTCCCGAGGAGTTCGCGCTCCTGAGCTTGCCGCGCGAAGTCGACGTGGTCGAGGATGTTCTGCTCGGTCTTCGGCCCGAACCCCGACACGTCCTGTATCTCGCCGGCCTCCGCGGCGGCTTCGAGGTCGTCGAGGGTCTGCACGCCGAGCGCGTCGTACAGCGACTTGACCGTCTTCGGCCCCACGCCCTCCACCGCGGTCAGTTGCGCCATCTCCACCGGGAGCTTCTCTCGCTCGGCCTCCAACTCCTCGACTGCTCCCGTCTCGACGTACTCCACGATTTTCGACGCGATGGCGTCCCCGACGCCTTCGATTTCCTGCACGGCGTCTGCGCCCTCCGCAGCGAGGTCCTCGACAGCTTCGGGGTGGTCTCGGACGTTCGATGCGGCGCGCCGGTACGTGTTCGGCTTGTAGTCGACGCCCTGGGCTTCCAGTAGGTCGGCGTACTCGTCGAGCACGGCCGCGACCTCGTTGTTCCGGCTCATCGCCTCACGCCCTCGTTGTCGTCTTGGCCCAGCGCCTCCTTGAGGAACGAGAACCAGCGCTTGCGGTCCGCGCGCTCGCTCGCCTCGATTTCGGCCTCGATGCTCGTCGTGCCCAGCGATTCGAGGGCGTTCAGCGCGCGCTCGATGCCCACGATGGCGTGCACGAGCGCTTCGCCCTCCTCGCGCGTGATGTCCGCCTCTTCGAGGCGCTCGCGGCGCTGCAGGCGCTCCCGGCGCAGCAACTTCTTCGCCTCCTCGACGTCCTCGCGGCGCTCGGCGGGCACCGAGTCGAGTCGCTTCACCTCGAAGACGAACTGCTGTAACTCGAACTCCTCGCCCTGCACGTCCAGCGTCTCCGGGATGGACGCCCCCACCGTCGCCGCCTCCCGGTCGACGCGTTCGAGGAGTTGCTTCCGCTCGAAGTCGCGCATACGTCTCGTACCGGCGGCTCCCGCAAAAGCCCCCCGGCTGTCTGGGTTTATCGTGCTTCGTCGTTCTCCCGTAACTACGACGCAGATGTAGAAAGCCCCGAGGCTGTAGACTCGGTGCGCTCTCACGGGTCACTGCGTTCCCCGTTCGAGCAATTCGAGGTGCTCGAAAATCCTCGATTTTCGGCATGACGAGAAACGGCTCTGCCGTTTCTCGAACCACCTCCCGCTGGTCGGCCTCGCG
It encodes:
- a CDS encoding Mut7-C RNAse domain-containing protein, translating into MKFLLDAMLGSLARVLRMCGHDAAYCLDRGIEDDDAIRDLAAREGRVVVTRDRELAARTPESILVESKDVDDQLRELDAAGVTLTPTPGERCGACNGELERANDDSDRPEYVPDDAAPVWRCVDCGQCFWTGSHWADVEERLAAL
- a CDS encoding helix-hairpin-helix domain-containing protein, with amino-acid sequence MSRNNEVAAVLDEYADLLEAQGVDYKPNTYRRAASNVRDHPEAVEDLAAEGADAVQEIEGVGDAIASKIVEYVETGAVEELEAEREKLPVEMAQLTAVEGVGPKTVKSLYDALGVQTLDDLEAAAEAGEIQDVSGFGPKTEQNILDHVDFARQAQERELLGNGRPIAEDVRSFLAGLDAVERVAVAGSTRRWRETIGDVDVLAASDAGEAVGEALTDWDRVDEVLDAGPTKTSVRSNGLRIDLRVVVDAEFGAALQYFTGSKAHNVRVRNHAIDQGKKVNEYGVFDVSDVDDPEAGEGTNGSRTSSDRRSDGNQRVGDLLASETEEDVYDALGLPWIPPELREDRGEVEAAERGDLPDLLELDDIRGDLHAHSEWSDGALPVSEMVAGAAEFGHDYVAITDHAEGPGVFGDSGLSNADLREQADEVSAVREDADIAVFHGVEANVDADGNVVDVTDDVLADLDVVVASPHSGLGEDGGDQTERLISAVEHPHVDVLGHPSGRLINDRPAMEFDAAALAAAAADAGTALEVNSNPHRLDLWGSVVQTAVEAGATITTNTDAHATTEYDYVEYGVHTARRGWAEAGDVLNAREADGVREFLDS
- a CDS encoding methyl-accepting chemotaxis protein, whose amino-acid sequence is MSLRSSYESLLWKSIALAGADGSVERKMLAAVGLQFLGAVAMAAFALFGTGTVQLLGVGATLALSVVAFFNTYLLAERDFVEPLVELEAAADDIAAGEFQRADIPASERTDEIAGLVASFQRMQANLATASRQADALARQDFDNTALDADVPGRFGESMATMADSLESHTEQLEAKQAELQRQSEQLERLVDALSDATDAARSGDLTARLDPEDLDVAAEHRAVVEDFNDLLRTLGDTIADIQSFSEDVLAVSAETESRVDDVAEHSAEVSTSVDEIAAGANQQTTQLNDVAAEMDTVSATVEEIAASADDVAETAQAAADRGEDGRAEVEDTIEALRGLREQSQAVADTVEELAAEVDRIDGITELIDDIAEETNMLALNASIEAARTGEDGDGFAVVADEVKSLAEETREQAADISELVETVTQRAADASTAIAEVDAEVERKINRAEGVLRDFDAIVDEVANVNHSVQEISDATDQGAQSVTDAVGMVDEIASVSEETASEADTVADSAAEQTEATDEVADRMDDLAGRTEELAALLDEFDVPEDAGVDRTGVDTDNASGDGHTGAAATDGGQRGGFDWGE
- the nreA gene encoding DNA repair protein NreA, whose protein sequence is MRLDDYIEGLQPDESVQRRQLAEEKSYEVLEYLDDVESGFESAVQGDTLVGATAPSVFVGRSSYPNVSAGILSPVAGGADPEEYATSGEWYQQGLDIDNVLQYRTGLLNSRRSANVNVHDVWDGFVGTQREVAMADRPVDVEIGLSDTPDFDPDEYTNPAANAPSGPNASAESAALTENPHVPRYVEKTLEDDDWAAEGAMTYLYRRGFDVYDINRVLSVGALGQADHRRLVPTRWSITAVDDTIGQFLRGKIRDNPSVNQVTVHVNEYMGNRYWVILAPGSWEYELVEMKAPGSIWNPDPAGDIWMASASEGYGGRTGYVDETAGAYYASRLGVLEHLDNIGRQAKALVLREVSDDYWAPVGVWQVRESVRNAFDTEPGESETFHGAVREIVDRLPVSLAALRRKSSMVAGVQSDLSEFS
- a CDS encoding CPBP family intramembrane glutamic endopeptidase codes for the protein MDSLSTDADMPSPSDDGGAPTSRSKLRAVLVAFGVAVLGFAVGIAVTLVLMGVWVALGFELTTAALLVLGLVGLQGIGFSLVACAYVRYSGFSFDFVPVSVPSLRDAGYIVGGYLTAFGLVVVALVVVTTLFTTEPASNEGAQAAADSGLLVWMIPLSILLIGPGEELLFRGIIQGSLRRHFSAAGAILLATAMFAPAHILSLSGSLQAAALTISILSVPSIVFGVVYERTENLVVPALCHGLYNATLFGIQALVPASGDGASGFLSVFAALL
- a CDS encoding DUF5789 family protein, with translation MADETDEDEEPAVELGEGEPVEGAPLARVASRLTWAQQKSEVARKEGDSVVRTPDGPQKLEALLEDVDITYFETRREFEDAVREVVGTGPVSTE
- a CDS encoding DUF5788 family protein → MRDFERKQLLERVDREAATVGASIPETLDVQGEEFELQQFVFEVKRLDSVPAERREDVEEAKKLLRRERLQRRERLEEADITREEGEALVHAIVGIERALNALESLGTTSIEAEIEASERADRKRWFSFLKEALGQDDNEGVRR